A part of Arachis hypogaea cultivar Tifrunner chromosome 12, arahy.Tifrunner.gnm2.J5K5, whole genome shotgun sequence genomic DNA contains:
- the LOC140176781 gene encoding uncharacterized protein → MADVSPPTPSELLRIVTELQQANQRMAEDNQRMQNQIAQLEQARLGHHTNDDENNERTHVSETPQSNNEENQRNEEAQPENEEEQPDNSAGPFTADIMNFQLPRQFTLPTTLTPYDGLGDPKQHVKKFRSIMIVNGASDPILCRCFPSFLDGPALDWFCSLPADSISRFQELARQFEDHFAASAIYLHDSDYLTTIKQGPQESLKDYITRFTKVAMKIPNLHPEVHLHAIKSGLRPGKFQETIAVAKPKTLAEFREKAKGQIDIEELRQARKAEKSAVKDDEKPRDNKKSFKPVPRYESYTQFNTKRDDIIKEILNSKLIKPPRKAGAYPEAKNVDKTRYCTFHQKHGHTTDECVIAKDLLERLARQGHLDKFITGHMQKRATSSPEQHTTGPSSKEKDKAPAHPRGVINCISGGYAGGGHTSSARKRTYRAMLAVENNSHNPPPMQEVPELTFGHADLNSTYTNYDDPVVISIQLGDLIVRKVLLDPGSSADILFFTTFQKMKLSTNILQPYSGELVGFSGERVPVMGSVWLQTTLGEQPLSKTQDVQYLVVDCFSPYNVILGRPFLNKFTAIVSTFHLCVKFPVQDSIVATIHSDLHEARQCYNISLKPVKANTEVRVNSITSEQPTLAELDPRADFQERPVPNEDLIKVTLTDDHTKFTFIGASLEKGAKEKLITFLRQNTDLFAWTSGDMPGISPSVITHRLAVNPTARPVSQKKRNLGTEKRAASMSEVNKLIDAQFIRELRFTTWLANIVMQIGRNVEVYVDDMVVKTKVGHPHIEDLEEIFTQVRKYNMRLNPEKCAFGVQGGKFLGFILTSRGIEANPEKCQAILDMHSPKTIKEVQRLTGRLAALSRFLPCLAAKSFNFFQCLKKTARHFSWNEECEEAFMGLKQFLSKPPVLQKPKLGEPLYLYLSVTDVTISSVIITENNKDQQPVYFVSKSLQNAELRYPILEKLVLALIFSARRLRPYFQSHTIIVRTAHPLRQILSKPELAGRLIKWSIELSEFDIHYQPRGSVKSQCLADFVAELSCPNSDDKGQPWTLFVDGASNPQGSGAGILLESSDGIVIEHSLRFSFKASNNQAEYEALIAGLRRGYSRPLLRCLDRTEADLVLSEAHEGICGIHCGARSLAQKVLRAGFYWPTIWDDSRQKVRTCDKCQKHSPMINVPAEQLHQSEVSWPFNRWGIDILGPFPTAPRQMKYLVVAIDYFSKWIEAHPLAKITSSQMISFVWKSIICRFGVPGHIITDNGRQFTDHSFKEFLQNLKIKQHFSSVEHPQSNGLAEAANKVVLQALRKKLDDAKGLWAELVPEVLWAYNTTAHSTTKETPFRLVYGSEAMIPMEISQDSLRTLTEHHDEARQAELDLIEEIREISAIRHRALQQQLSRRHSRKVQPRTFSTGDLVLRKTEQARRPSFHGKLAAAWDGPYRVCEVLGRGAYKLEQLDGTTIPNTWNINSLKQYYS, encoded by the exons ATGGCGGACGTCTCCCCGCCCACTCCATCCGAGCTTCTGAGGATAGTGACCGAGCTTCAACAGGCAAATCAGCGAATGGCGGAGGATAACCAGAGAATGCAAAATCAAATCGCACAGTTAGAACAAGCTCGTTTAGGGCACCATACTAATGATGACGAAAACAACGAACGAACTCATGTTTCTGAGACACCACAAAGCAATAATGAAGAAAATCAACGGAATGAAGAAGCTCAGCCTGAAAATGAGGAAGAACAACCTGACAACTCCGCAGGACCATTCACGGCGGATATAATGAACTTTCAACTCCCCAGACAATTCACCCTCCCAACAACTTTAACCCCATATGACGGACTGGGTGATCCAAAGCAGCATGTTAAAAAGTTCCGATCTATTATGATTGTTAACGGTGCATCCGATCCAATTCTTTGTCGATGTTTTCCATCTTttttagacggtcctgcacttgactGGTTTTGCTCTTTGCCTGCAGATTCAATATCCCGCTTTCAGGAGTTAGCTCGTCAGTTTGAAGACCATTTTGCAGCATCTGCAATATACCTCCATGATTCTGACTATTTGACAACTATTAAGCAGGGACCACAAGAGAGCCTCAAGGATTATATAACTCGTTTCACGAAGGTGGCTATGAAGATCCCTAATCTCCATCCCGAGGTCCACCTTCATGCCATTAAGAGTGGCCTGCGACCAGGTAAATTTCAGGAGACCATTGCCGTTGCAAAACCAAAAACCTTGGCCGAATTCCGTGAGAAGGCCAAAGGACAGATCGATATCGAAGAACTTCGCCAAGCAAGAAAGGCAGAAAAATCGGCAGTCAAGGATGATGAAAAGCCACGCGATAACAAGAAGAGCTTCAAACCAGTCCCGCGATATGAATCTTATACCCAGTTTAACACCAAACGGGATGATATAATCAAGGAGATACTAAATTCTAAGCTAATCAAACCCCCTCGAAAGGCAGGCGCTTATCCAGAAGCAAAAAACGTCGACAAAACTAGATACTGCACTTTTCATCAAAAGCATGGCCACACAACCGACGAATGTGTCATTGCTAAAGATTTGCTAGAGCGTTTGGCGCGGCAAGGCCACCTTGACAAATTCATTACAGGACATATGCAAAAGAGAGCAACGTCGAGCCCTGAACAACATACAACAGGCCCATCTTCCAAGGAAAAGGATAAAGCTCCTGCTCACCCTAGAGGGGTGATCAATTGCATTTCAGGTGGCTATGCTGGTGGTGGCCACACAAGCTCGGCTAGAAAAAGGACCTACAGAGCCATGTTAGCAGTTGAGAATAATTCTCATAATCCTCCACCGATGCAAGAAGTGCCGGAGCTGACCTTCGGACACGCCGACCTCAATTCCACTTACACCAACTATGATGATCCCGTGGTTATTTCTATCCAACTGGGTGACCTCATAGTCAGAAAAGTCCTACTTGATCCAGGAAGCAGTGCTGATATCCTTTTCTTTACCACATTTCAGAAAATGAAACTGAGCACTAACATTTTACAGCCATATTCGGGAGAATTGGTCGGATTCTCAGGAGAACGAGTTCCCGTGATGGGatctgtgtggttacaaaccactcTCGGAGAGCAACCCTTGTCTAAAACACAAGACGTCCAGTATCTGGTGGTTGACTGTTTTAGTCCTTATAATGTTATATTAGGGAGACCCTTCTTGAATAAATTTACTGCAATAGTTTCAACATTTCACCTTTGTGTTAAGTTTCCTGTGCAGGATAGCATCGTCGCCACCATCCACAGTGATTTACACGAAGCTCGGCAATGCTACAATATAAGCCTTAAGCCAGTGAAAGCCAATACCGAAGTTCGTGTCAATTCCATAACATCAGAGCAGCCAACCCTAGCCGAGCTAGACCCGAGAGCCGACTTTCAAGAGCGCCCTGTACCAAATGAGGATCTAATAAAGGTCACCCTGACTGACGATCATACGAAGTTCACCTTTATCGGAGCGTCACTGGAAAAAGGCGCAAAGGAGAAGCTGATTACATTCTTACGCCAGAATACCGACTTATTTGCTTGGACCTCGGGGGATATGCCAGGAATTAGTCCATCAGTAATAACACACAGGTTAGCAGTCAACCCAACAGCCCGACCAGTTTCCCAGAAAAAGCGGAACCTCGGAACTGAAAAGCGAGCAGCCTCAATGTCCGAAGTCAACAAACTCATAGACGCCCAATTCATCCGAGAACTGAGATTCACAACATGGTTGGCCAACATCGTTATG CAAATAGGCAGAAACGTCGAGGTCTACGTCGACGACATGGTCGTCAAAACAAAGGTCGGCCACCCACACATAGAAGACCTCGAGGAGATATTTACGCAAGTCAGAAAATACAACATGAGGTTAAATCCTGAAAAATGCGCTTTCGGTGTTCAAGGAGGAAAATTCCTCGGATTCATCTTGACAAGCCGAGGAATAGAGGCTAACCCAGAAAAATGCCAAGCTATTCTCGACATGCACAGTCCTAAGACAATTAAAGAAGTTCAACGACTGACAGGCCGTTTAGCTGCATTATCAAGATTCCTACCATGTCTAGCAGCTAAATCCTTTAACTTTTTTCAGTGTTTAAAGAAAACGGCAAGGCACTTTTCTTGGAATGAAGAATGTGAAGAGGCATTCATGGGCTTAAAACAGTTCCTGTCTAAACCACCTGTTCTGCAGAAACCAAAGCTCGGTGAACcactatatttatatttatctgtaACTGATGTGACGATTAGTTCTGTTATTATTACAGAGAATAACAAGGATCAACAGCCGGTCTATTTCGTGAGCAAGTCGCTGCAAAATGCCGAGCTACGCTACCCAATACTCGAGAAGCTCGTCCTAGCACTAATCTTCTCGGCGAGGCGCCTCCGACCTTATTTTCAGAGCCATACAATCATCGTTCGAACAGCACACCCACTCCGGCAAATACTCTCCAAGCCTGAGTTAGCAGGACGACTAATTAAGTGGTCCATAGAGCTGTCAGAATTTGACATTCATTATCAACCTAGAGGGTCTGTTAAATCACAATGTTTAGCAGATTTTGTTGCTGAACTTTCATGCCCAAACTCCGACGATAAAGGTCAACCTTGGACCTTATTCGTGGACGGTGCTTCAAACCCTCAGGGGTCAGGTGCAGGAATACTACTTGAAAGCTCAGACGGCATAGTAATCGAGCATTCTCTCAGATTCTCCTTCAAAGCAAGCAACAATCAAGCTGAGTATGAAGCCCTCATTGCCGGGCTCAG GCGAGGCTATTCTCGACCTCTGTTAAGATGTTTGGACAGGACAGAAGCCGATCTTGTTTTGTCAGAGGCCCACGAGGGCATTTGTGGAATACATTGTGGAGCTCGGAGCTTAGCACAGAaggtactccgggcaggattttacTGGCCGACGATATGGGACGATAGTAGGCAAAAGGTCAGAACCTGTGACAAATGTCAGAAGCACTCGCCGATGATTAATGTGCCTGCCGAACAACTTCATCAATCAGAAGTGAGCTGGCCATTCAATAGATGGGGAATCGATATTCTCGGGCCATTCCCCACTGCCCCAAGACAAATGAAATATTTGGTAGTCGCAATAGACTATTTCTCCAAATGGATTGAAGCACATCCTTTGGCGAAAATTACATCATCTCAAATGATAAGTTTTGTTTGGAAAAGCATAATTTGCAGATTCGGTGTACCAGGTCACATCATAACCGATAATGGTCGGCAGTTCACTGACCATAGTTTCAAGGAATTTTTGCAGAACCTAAAAATAAAGCAGCATTTCtcctcggtggaacacccacaatCTAATGGCTTAGCAGAGGCCGCTAACAAAGTCGTCCTCCAGGCACTACGAAAAAAGCTCGATGATGCGAAAGGATTGTGGGCTGAGCTCGTACCAGAAGTACTATGGGCATACAACACCACAGCACACTCAACGACCAAAGAGACACCATTTCGTTTGGTCTATGGATCCGAGGCAATGATCCCTATGGAAATATCACAAGACTCTCTCAGAACCCTGACCGAACATCATGACGAAGCTCGGCAGGCAGAACTCGACCTTATTGAAGAAATTCGAGAAATATCAGCCATCCGGCACCGAGCACTACAACAACAACTTAGCCGACGACATTCACGCAAAGTACAGCCGAGAACGTTCAGCACTGGTGACTTGGTGTTAAGAAAAACTGAGCAAGCCCGCCGACCTTCTTTCCACGGAAAACTCGCCGCAGCGTGGGATGGTCCATACCGAGTATGTGAAGTGCTGGGGCGAGGGGCTTACAAATTGGAGCAATTGGATGGCACAACAATTCCAAACACATGGAACATCAACTCTTTGAAACAATACTACAGTTAG